Within the Gammaproteobacteria bacterium genome, the region GTCCTGGAAGCGCCGGTATACGGAGGCGAAGCGGACGTAGGCGACCTCGTCGAGATCGCGCAGCTCGTTCATCACCCACTCGCCCAGCTCGCGCGCGCGGATCTCGCGTTCGCCCGAGACGTGCAGCCTGTGCTTGATGTGGTTGATGGCGGACTCGATGGCCTCGATGTCGACCGGGCGCTTCTCCAGCGCCCGCAGCATGCCGCGCCGGAGCTTGTCCTCGTTGAAGGGTTCCCGCGAACCGTCGTGCTTGACGATATGCGGGAATACCAGTTCGGCGCTCTCGAAGGTGGTGAAGCGCTCCGTACAGGCGGCGCACTCGCGCCTCCGGCGGATGGACGCCCCCTCGTTCGCGAGGCGGGAGTCGATCACCCGGGTGTCAGCGGCACCGCAGAAGGGGCATCGC harbors:
- the nrdR gene encoding transcriptional regulator NrdR, whose translation is MRCPFCGAADTRVIDSRLANEGASIRRRRECAACTERFTTFESAELVFPHIVKHDGSREPFNEDKLRRGMLRALEKRPVDIEAIESAINHIKHRLHVSGEREIRARELGEWVMNELRDLDEVAYVRFASVYRRFQDVNAFREEIERLQNDASSELRKRQFSLLTPEKDS